The Kocuria flava nucleotide sequence ACATGGCGGTGGCCTCCCCGAGGTAGTCGGCAGGATCGATGCGGGTCGGGGTGGTGGTCAGGTCGGCGCCGGCGGCTGCCACGGCGGCGGTGACGGCCTCGCTCAAGGTGGCGCGCCCGGCGCGGACCTGTCCGACGGCGGAGTAGACGACGTCGTGGGATCTCTCGCGCCCGAGCACCGGGGCGAGGGAGATCATGTAGGCCTCGGCCATGATCAGCCCGCCGTCGTGGTCGAGGTTGGCCCGCATCCGGGCGGCATCCACGCGCAGCCCCTCCACCAGTTCGGCGGTGGCCTTCAGCGCGGCGGCGGTCAGCCCCATCAGGTGCGGCAGGACGTACCACTCGATCTGCCACTCCCCGGCGGCGCGCTCCTGGGGGACCTCCATCGCCCGGAACATTCCGGCCGACAGCGGCCCGGCGACTCCGGAGAGCCCGATGATGCCCTCGGCCAGGATCGGGTTGGCCTTCTGCGGCATCGTCGAGGACGCCCCGCGGTGTTTGCCGGCGGCCTCGCCGATCTCACCGATCTCGGTGCGGGAGAGATCGATGACGTTGCGGGCCATCCGCGCGCACGTGGCGGTCAGGGCCGCGGCGGTCTGGGCGAAGTCCGCCAGCCCGTCCCGGGACGGGTGCCAGGACACGTCCGTGGTGGACAGCCTCAGGATCTCGGCCACCACTGCCCGCACCTCGCGGCTGCGCGGGCCCTGGGCGGCGTTGGTGCCCCCGGCCCCGAACAGCGAGACCACCCGCACCCCCTCGGCCGCGGCCGCCCAGCGGGCCCGCTGCCGGGTGAGCTCGGCCAGCAGCGGGGCCAGCTGCGCCCCGAAGGTCGTGGGCACGGCCTGCTGGCCGTGGGTGCGCCCGGGCATCAGGGTTCCGGCGTGCTCGTCCACCAGCCGGGCCACCGCGTCCCCGATGTTGTTCAGGTGGTCGGTGATCACGGTGCTGGCCTCGGTCAGCTGCAGCACCAGGCCGGTGTCCATGATGTCCTGGGTCGTGGCCCCGTAGTGGACCCGACCGTCCGGACCGGCCGGCAGGGACGCGGCGATCTGACGCACCAGCCCCAGGATCGGGTACCCCACATTGCGCGCCGAAGCCCACAGCGCCTCGTAGTCGACCTCCAGGTCCTCACAGGCCTGGGCCACCGCCTGGGCCTCGGCTCCGGTGATCACCCCCCGGTCCCCCTGGGCGGTGGCCAGGGCGGCTTCGGTGCGCAACCAGGAGGCGACCATCGACTCCGGGCTGAAGACCGCGCTCATCCGCGCGTCCCCGTAGTTGTGCAGCAGCAGATCGAAAATCTGCGGTGACGCTGCTGCGGCGCCTGTCGGTGCGGTGGCGGGTGAGGGGTGCAGGGAAGAAGTGGTCACAGTGGCTCCTCAGTCGTGAGCAATCGATTGATCACGATCAAAGATGAGTTAGCTCACACTGTCAACCCCGGTGTGTTATCCGCGTCACCGGTAGCGATCGTCTTCGGGGCCGTCGTCCCGGCACCCTGTGGGCCGCCTGATCACCCGTTGTCAGATCTGGTCCTGAGATGAAGACGGGGCGACATCAATTCCCGTGCCGGCGTCTTGCGCACTGAGGCCACCCGAACCTGAGTCCTGTGGCGGGCCGAACCATTGCGGGCCGGTCCAGGGGCAGTGACTGCCAGAACAGCTCTGTTCCATCCGCTTTACATAGGGTCAGCTGCCGGTCCCACGGCAGTTACTGCATCTACTCCCACATCCCCTCCGGCTTCCTGGCACCGCCGCGACTGAAAACCAGCCTTAGGTCCCAGATCCTGTACTTGACTACCGGAGTGGCGCAGCCTGTCGGGTTAGCCGCGCGAACTCCTGGCAGGACCAGCACGCCCATGGCCAGGCGCACGCGTTACCCCGAGGCCGTGCCGGGCTCCACCAGGGTTGCCGCCGCCCCCTTTTTGGGTAGACTGGTCTACCTAAGAAGGGGGCGATTATGACGACATCTCCGCACAACGCCGAGCGGCGCCGTGGATCGGCCCGGGAACGGCTGTTGGAAGCGGCCGCGGGCCGGTTCTACGCCGAGGGCATCACGGCCACGGGCATCGACGCGATCACCGCCGAGGCGGGGGTGGCGAAGATGAGCTTGTACAACAACTTCGCCTCCAAGGCCGCCCTGGTGGAGGCCTATCTGCAGGACCGGCACGAGGAATGGCTGGCTCTGTACGGGGCCCGCCTGGCAGAGGCGCCCACACCCCAGGAGCGGGTGCTGGCGGTGTTCGACGCCTACCTCGATCACGCCGGTCTCGCCTATGACCACGGCTTCCGCGGCTGCGGGCTGCTCAACGCCGCGGCCGAGCTGCCTGCCGGTGACCCGGGGCGGGTGGTGGTGCGCCGGCACAAGGAGCAGGTCGAGGACCTGCTGGTCGAGCACCTGAACACGCTCACCGATCCGACCGAGGCCCGCCGGCTCGCGGAGCACTTCAGCTTCCTGCTGGAGG carries:
- a CDS encoding lyase family protein encodes the protein MTTSSLHPSPATAPTGAAAASPQIFDLLLHNYGDARMSAVFSPESMVASWLRTEAALATAQGDRGVITGAEAQAVAQACEDLEVDYEALWASARNVGYPILGLVRQIAASLPAGPDGRVHYGATTQDIMDTGLVLQLTEASTVITDHLNNIGDAVARLVDEHAGTLMPGRTHGQQAVPTTFGAQLAPLLAELTRQRARWAAAAEGVRVVSLFGAGGTNAAQGPRSREVRAVVAEILRLSTTDVSWHPSRDGLADFAQTAAALTATCARMARNVIDLSRTEIGEIGEAAGKHRGASSTMPQKANPILAEGIIGLSGVAGPLSAGMFRAMEVPQERAAGEWQIEWYVLPHLMGLTAAALKATAELVEGLRVDAARMRANLDHDGGLIMAEAYMISLAPVLGRERSHDVVYSAVGQVRAGRATLSEAVTAAVAAAGADLTTTPTRIDPADYLGEATAMCAAAVGAWTRR
- a CDS encoding TetR/AcrR family transcriptional regulator produces the protein MTTSPHNAERRRGSARERLLEAAAGRFYAEGITATGIDAITAEAGVAKMSLYNNFASKAALVEAYLQDRHEEWLALYGARLAEAPTPQERVLAVFDAYLDHAGLAYDHGFRGCGLLNAAAELPAGDPGRVVVRRHKEQVEDLLVEHLNTLTDPTEARRLAEHFSFLLEGAMARAGLEGDPARLIHARTIAGGLLAGLGAAR